One Malania oleifera isolate guangnan ecotype guangnan chromosome 9, ASM2987363v1, whole genome shotgun sequence DNA segment encodes these proteins:
- the LOC131164725 gene encoding uncharacterized protein LOC131164725 isoform X2 gives MPTALNLTLLPSPNPKFLIMERSFITSPASVNLFVRVASSLSRTLAVVRCSNSESEGREINGFKESLSGMVGKRVEELMNREENKGLLEGLEEASQRVERAQKELAKIQMQENEATMLRNYVDQLENRASEIAGCQTEILEARTMVKEAEHSLLLDTDRIGDQDVSVEQKREETDKDEERWESIKAAFVSALTGTLVGLPISLTQVTSSPQLVLPLAVTFISCALFGVTFRYAIRRDLDNVQLKTGTSAAFGFVKGLATLAGGPPLELDAGSFLSHAFDVKELWERIPLPSSFICNDFFPHHCKFIETRLQLQA, from the exons ATGCCGACCGCCCTCAATCTTACTTTGCTTCCTTCTCCAAATCCTAAATTTCTAATCATGGAGAGGTCGTTCATCACATCCCCTGCTTCCGTGAATCTCTTCGTCAGAGTTGCTTCTTCACTGTCGCGAACTCTGGCAGTCGTGAGATGCAGCAATAGTGAGTCGGAGGGAAGAGAAATCAATGGTTTCAAGGAGTCTCTGTCTGGTATGGTGGGCAAGCGAGTAGAGGAGTTGATGAACAGGGAAGAGAACAAGGGATTACTGGAAGGGTTGGAGGAGGCGTCGCAGAGAGTAGAGAGGGCACAGAAGGAACTGGCAAAGATTCAAATGCAAGAAAATGAGGCAACGATGTTGAGAAATTACGTCGACCAGCTTGAAAACAGAGCTTCCGAG ATTGCAGGATGTCAGACGGAAATATTGGAAGCAAGAACGATGGTTAAAGAAGCAGAACATTCTCTGTTGTTAGACACGGATAGAATTGGAGATCAAGATGTTTCTGTGGAACAAAAAAGGGAGGAAACTGACAAAGATGAAGAGAGGTGGGAGTCTATTAAAGCAGCATTTGTTTCAGCATTAACTGGCACCCTTGTGGGGCTCCCCATATCTCTCACCCAGGTGACCAGCAGTCCTCAGCTGGTACTCCCTTTAGCAGTCACTTTCATCAGCTGCGCATTATTTGGAGTCACCTTTCGCTATGCAATAAGGAGAGACTTGGACAATGTTCAGCTTAAAACAGGGACATCTGCAGCTTTTGGCTTTGTTAAAG GTCTTGCTACACTGGCTGGAGGACCACCTTTGGAACTGGATGCTGGAAGCTTCTTGTCACATGCTTTTGATG TGAAGGAACTTTGGGAGAGGATACCACTACCAAGCTCCTTTATCTGCAACGACTTTTTCCCTCACCATTGCAAGTTCATTGAAACCAGGTTGCAATTGCAAGCATGA
- the LOC131164725 gene encoding uncharacterized protein LOC131164725 isoform X1 — MPTALNLTLLPSPNPKFLIMERSFITSPASVNLFVRVASSLSRTLAVVRCSNSESEGREINGFKESLSGMVGKRVEELMNREENKGLLEGLEEASQRVERAQKELAKIQMQENEATMLRNYVDQLENRASEIAGCQTEILEARTMVKEAEHSLLLDTDRIGDQDVSVEQKREETDKDEERWESIKAAFVSALTGTLVGLPISLTQVTSSPQLVLPLAVTFISCALFGVTFRYAIRRDLDNVQLKTGTSAAFGFVKGLATLAGGPPLELDAGSFLSHAFDGAFFVSENLFVFIFAAVGLDFCFKMRFLSPFPIEKKSVLTSEDQF, encoded by the exons ATGCCGACCGCCCTCAATCTTACTTTGCTTCCTTCTCCAAATCCTAAATTTCTAATCATGGAGAGGTCGTTCATCACATCCCCTGCTTCCGTGAATCTCTTCGTCAGAGTTGCTTCTTCACTGTCGCGAACTCTGGCAGTCGTGAGATGCAGCAATAGTGAGTCGGAGGGAAGAGAAATCAATGGTTTCAAGGAGTCTCTGTCTGGTATGGTGGGCAAGCGAGTAGAGGAGTTGATGAACAGGGAAGAGAACAAGGGATTACTGGAAGGGTTGGAGGAGGCGTCGCAGAGAGTAGAGAGGGCACAGAAGGAACTGGCAAAGATTCAAATGCAAGAAAATGAGGCAACGATGTTGAGAAATTACGTCGACCAGCTTGAAAACAGAGCTTCCGAG ATTGCAGGATGTCAGACGGAAATATTGGAAGCAAGAACGATGGTTAAAGAAGCAGAACATTCTCTGTTGTTAGACACGGATAGAATTGGAGATCAAGATGTTTCTGTGGAACAAAAAAGGGAGGAAACTGACAAAGATGAAGAGAGGTGGGAGTCTATTAAAGCAGCATTTGTTTCAGCATTAACTGGCACCCTTGTGGGGCTCCCCATATCTCTCACCCAGGTGACCAGCAGTCCTCAGCTGGTACTCCCTTTAGCAGTCACTTTCATCAGCTGCGCATTATTTGGAGTCACCTTTCGCTATGCAATAAGGAGAGACTTGGACAATGTTCAGCTTAAAACAGGGACATCTGCAGCTTTTGGCTTTGTTAAAG GTCTTGCTACACTGGCTGGAGGACCACCTTTGGAACTGGATGCTGGAAGCTTCTTGTCACATGCTTTTGATGGTGCATTTTTTGTATCTGAGAATCTCTTTGTCTTCATTTTTGCTGCTGTTGGCCTTGATTTTTGCTTTAAGATGAGGTTTTTAAGTCCTTTTCCTATTGAAAAAAAATCAGTTCTGACTTCTGAGGATCAGTTTTAG